Proteins encoded together in one Chryseobacterium taklimakanense window:
- a CDS encoding DUF4252 domain-containing protein has protein sequence MRNFIIIPVATLLLCLQSCVVSKHPNMAFFDNPYYDYKDAKFTSVNVPMWIAKPFIKKAVMEEENSEVLLALIKKISDVKVLTIQNGEQNMLADFSSYLAKNNFQDWMTVKKDSETINFQAKQNGDVIRKLLITVKAGNEIVYVDISGKFSPEDISGIINYTEKGGSKKFVSH, from the coding sequence TTGAGAAATTTCATAATTATTCCTGTTGCGACTTTGCTTTTGTGTTTGCAGTCTTGTGTTGTGTCTAAGCATCCTAATATGGCGTTTTTCGACAATCCGTACTATGATTATAAAGATGCGAAATTTACCAGCGTGAACGTTCCGATGTGGATTGCGAAGCCTTTTATCAAAAAGGCAGTAATGGAAGAGGAAAACAGCGAAGTTCTGCTTGCGCTCATTAAAAAAATCAGTGATGTGAAGGTTTTAACCATTCAGAATGGTGAACAGAATATGCTTGCAGATTTTTCAAGTTATCTTGCTAAAAATAACTTTCAGGACTGGATGACCGTGAAAAAAGACAGCGAAACCATCAACTTCCAGGCAAAGCAAAATGGAGACGTGATCAGAAAACTGCTTATTACGGTAAAAGCCGGGAACGAGATTGTTTATGTGGATATTAGTGGAAAATTTTCTCCGGAAGATATCTCGGGAATCATCAATTATACTGAAAAGGGAGGTTCAAAAAAGTTTGTTTCCCATTAA
- a CDS encoding DUF4252 domain-containing protein gives MKKIFIILALTFSWLTKVSAQREKLYSLFDKYQETEGVTSIKIAKPMFSMLSKLDIKDAELDNIKPVLDKIQGLRILVIEKPESDSINKNVSKAMLNFNSLQKDISSSLKNLNYDELMTVNSKDAKVKFLAADAANGVLDNLLLSVNSEGNQVLMMLDGKISMDDVNKLANETQTPTRTAPKNSTATGSSSSAVTEEQRNVGRFSGIKVSSGIKLSFTQGNNQSVKVITDSDKMEYIKTELQGDILNVYADAPKGKNLNFKMIQVKITAPELSKIAVSSGASFTTENTVNSSFFQIAVSSGSHISAELNTKGKVELSTTSGSNAKLNMNAKTLEMSATSGSNANLAGAIDETSFQVSSASSVNAQDLISKNSTVSASSAADLKVNVSGNLTVSGKSGATVRYRDHATVRRNTALSSGATVKSF, from the coding sequence ATGAAAAAAATATTTATAATCCTCGCCCTTACTTTCAGCTGGTTAACCAAGGTATCAGCCCAGAGAGAGAAACTTTACAGCCTGTTTGACAAATATCAGGAAACCGAAGGCGTCACCAGCATCAAGATTGCAAAACCCATGTTCAGCATGCTGAGCAAACTAGACATTAAAGATGCAGAACTCGACAATATAAAACCGGTGCTCGACAAGATTCAGGGGTTAAGGATTTTGGTGATTGAAAAACCTGAATCCGACTCCATAAACAAGAATGTTTCTAAAGCAATGCTGAATTTCAATTCGCTGCAAAAGGACATTTCAAGTTCATTAAAAAACCTCAATTATGACGAGCTAATGACGGTAAACAGCAAGGACGCAAAAGTAAAATTCTTGGCAGCAGACGCGGCAAACGGGGTTTTGGATAATCTCTTGCTGAGCGTAAACTCCGAAGGAAACCAGGTGCTGATGATGCTTGACGGTAAAATTTCGATGGATGATGTAAATAAACTGGCCAACGAAACGCAGACACCAACCAGAACGGCACCAAAAAATTCTACAGCCACAGGCAGCAGTTCATCTGCAGTTACCGAAGAACAAAGGAATGTTGGGAGATTCAGTGGAATTAAGGTTTCGTCCGGAATTAAACTGAGCTTTACGCAGGGCAATAATCAAAGCGTAAAAGTCATCACCGACAGTGATAAAATGGAATATATAAAAACCGAACTTCAGGGTGATATTCTGAATGTTTATGCCGATGCGCCGAAGGGTAAAAACCTCAATTTCAAGATGATCCAGGTGAAAATTACGGCGCCGGAACTTAGCAAAATTGCGGTGAGTTCAGGAGCAAGCTTTACCACTGAAAATACAGTAAACAGCAGTTTTTTCCAAATTGCGGTGTCCTCCGGTTCGCACATCAGTGCCGAACTCAACACGAAAGGAAAAGTGGAGCTTTCCACCACATCCGGTTCCAACGCAAAACTGAATATGAATGCTAAAACTCTGGAAATGAGTGCAACCAGTGGATCAAATGCGAATTTGGCTGGTGCAATTGACGAAACTTCTTTCCAGGTTTCCAGTGCTTCCAGTGTGAATGCACAGGATCTGATTTCAAAAAATTCTACGGTCAGCGCTTCATCTGCAGCAGATCTTAAAGTGAATGTCAGCGGAAATCTGACGGTTTCAGGCAAATCGGGAGCGACGGTACGGTACAGGGACCATGCGACTGTTCGGCGCAATACAGCGCTTTCAAGCGGAGCCACCGTGAAATCATTCTAA
- a CDS encoding RNA polymerase sigma factor, translating into MTHETFRDTVFILKDEMFRFAKRFVMSSDEAEDVVQDLMMKFWQTREKLSEYGNLKSFAMKCVKNECLNRLKHEDVKLGFANIQLHQSELYKPDINNLKDEIIKYISELPEKQKTVIHLKDVEEYDVNEIADMLEMEENAVRVNLMRARQKIKERITQLMSYEQRQITG; encoded by the coding sequence ATGACTCACGAAACTTTCAGGGATACGGTATTTATTCTCAAAGATGAGATGTTCCGTTTTGCAAAAAGATTCGTGATGAGCAGTGATGAAGCCGAAGATGTGGTGCAGGACCTGATGATGAAGTTCTGGCAGACCAGGGAAAAGCTTTCAGAGTATGGCAACCTGAAATCATTTGCCATGAAATGTGTAAAAAATGAATGCCTGAACCGCCTGAAACACGAGGATGTAAAGCTGGGTTTCGCAAATATCCAGCTTCATCAAAGCGAGCTTTATAAACCGGATATCAATAATTTAAAAGATGAAATAATCAAATACATCAGCGAGCTTCCCGAAAAACAGAAAACGGTAATTCACCTGAAAGATGTAGAGGAATATGATGTAAATGAAATCGCAGATATGCTCGAGATGGAAGAAAATGCAGTAAGAGTAAACCTGATGAGGGCAAGGCAAAAAATAAAAGAACGGATCACACAACTGATGAGTTATGAGCAACGACAAATTACAGGATAA